The Niallia alba genome includes a window with the following:
- a CDS encoding protoporphyrinogen oxidase: MKTVLVVGGGITGLSTMYYLQKENRERNLGLRLVLVEANDYLGGKIHTVMKDDLIMETGADSIVARNKNVLPFVKELNLEKELVYNATGISYIHTQNKLLEIPKDSIFGIPMTLEALFTSELISTRGKLEALKDLFRTNTHFTKESSIGEFLAYYLGREIVEKQIAPVLAGVYSGNIYSLTMGSTLPYLLDYKEQYGSVIRGLGKNKEAFQSAANKKFISFKKGLSTIIDRLEEVLTDVTILKGIAVTNMEKEENHYKIQLSNGVQQIVDTVVLSTPHDVSNSILNMEELTPSFSKLKNSSNITLYLSYDIPDEELPKDGTGFIVAGDSDIVCNACTWTSRKWQHTSKHNQLLLRLFYKKMNPAYEQLNSLSEEELIKEAKKDIEKSLGITSNPKSYEVTKWENAMPVYSLEHKQAVEALTRNLADLYPNVYLAGCSYYGVGIAACIANGEETAEKVLHSME; this comes from the coding sequence GTGAAAACAGTTTTAGTTGTAGGTGGGGGAATAACTGGTTTATCTACCATGTATTATTTGCAGAAGGAAAATAGGGAAAGAAATTTAGGGCTTCGTTTAGTATTAGTAGAGGCAAATGACTATCTAGGTGGAAAAATTCATACGGTTATGAAAGATGATTTGATTATGGAAACAGGAGCAGATTCTATTGTTGCTCGGAATAAAAATGTTCTTCCCTTTGTAAAAGAATTAAATTTAGAAAAGGAACTTGTTTATAATGCAACAGGAATATCTTATATTCATACACAAAATAAATTATTAGAAATACCGAAGGATTCTATATTTGGGATCCCAATGACGTTAGAAGCTCTTTTTACTAGTGAGCTGATTTCAACTCGGGGAAAATTAGAAGCTTTAAAGGACTTATTTCGAACAAATACACACTTTACGAAAGAATCATCAATCGGCGAGTTTTTAGCGTACTATCTTGGTAGAGAAATTGTAGAAAAACAAATTGCGCCTGTTCTTGCAGGTGTATATTCCGGGAATATTTATTCGTTAACAATGGGATCGACATTGCCTTATTTACTGGATTACAAAGAGCAGTATGGGAGTGTTATTCGCGGTCTAGGAAAGAATAAAGAAGCATTTCAATCTGCTGCTAATAAGAAATTTATCTCTTTTAAAAAAGGTTTATCTACCATTATCGATCGCCTAGAAGAAGTATTAACAGATGTAACGATTCTAAAGGGGATTGCTGTTACGAATATGGAAAAAGAAGAAAATCACTATAAAATTCAGTTATCAAATGGAGTGCAACAAATAGTAGACACTGTTGTATTATCCACACCTCATGATGTTTCCAATAGCATTCTAAACATGGAAGAATTAACTCCTTCGTTTAGTAAATTAAAGAATTCATCAAATATTACTTTGTATTTATCCTATGATATTCCCGATGAAGAATTACCTAAAGATGGAACAGGCTTTATTGTAGCAGGAGATAGTGATATTGTTTGTAATGCATGTACGTGGACAAGTAGAAAGTGGCAGCATACATCTAAACATAATCAACTATTATTACGTTTATTTTATAAAAAAATGAATCCAGCCTATGAACAATTAAATAGTCTTTCAGAAGAAGAACTGATAAAAGAGGCAAAGAAGGATATTGAGAAAAGTTTAGGAATTACTTCGAATCCAAAAAGCTATGAAGTGACAAAATGGGAGAACGCGATGCCAGTTTACTCTTTAGAACATAAGCAAGCTGTAGAAGCACTTACCCGAAACTTAGCTGACTTATATCCTAATGTGTATTTAGCTGGTTGTTCTTACTATGGAGTAGGAATTGCGGCATGTATAGCAAATGGGGAAGAAACAGCCGAGAAAGTTTTACATTCAATGGAATAG
- a CDS encoding histidine kinase N-terminal 7TM domain-containing protein produces MDHTVMVYIVLITMSGALHIILAIIAYMNRQAFEGMRTLLWLSCFVAIYAFGYALSLASTTIEEMKFWTALQYLGMPFSAPATLILVLQYIGYDKPLVLHKCC; encoded by the coding sequence ATGGATCATACAGTAATGGTATATATTGTTTTAATAACGATGTCCGGTGCATTGCATATAATATTAGCGATTATTGCCTATATGAATAGGCAAGCTTTTGAAGGAATGAGAACGTTATTATGGCTTTCGTGTTTTGTAGCGATTTATGCATTTGGGTATGCATTAAGTCTTGCTAGTACAACGATAGAGGAAATGAAGTTTTGGACAGCACTTCAATATTTAGGTATGCCATTTTCAGCACCTGCTACATTGATCCTTGTTTTACAATATATTGGATATGACAAGCCACTAGTGTTGCATAAATGTTGTTAG
- a CDS encoding IS4 family transposase, with protein sequence MDKITRKTSFGQWFSPINLQLFEENVKTLKLDFYTKKLTTESFLKLLLFAQLEEVESLHALSDCLFDDQLQKGIDLDSISISQLSRRLNGMNPDLFQKLFLDLVSQIHAKTHNTKLVMPLKIIDSSTLPLNLTNHKWAKFRKTKAGVKLHLRLVFMEKGISYPEKAIMTTAKEHDRGQLEVMVDDKECMYVFDRGYLDYERFDRMTDDGYFFLSRLRKNAVIREVYDFKLPENTSVLSDQMVLIGTTQNRAENYFRLLKVIDSKGNELHLITNRFDLSAEEISKMYKSRWAIELFFKWIKQHLHIKKFYGQSEWAIQNQVFIALIVFCLHVLAQIETKSKRKTLQISRYLRAALWKPAHIWLRKIEGKTIP encoded by the coding sequence ATGGACAAGATTACACGAAAAACTTCATTTGGACAATGGTTTTCACCAATAAATCTTCAATTATTTGAAGAAAACGTGAAAACGTTGAAATTAGATTTCTATACGAAAAAACTAACGACAGAGTCATTTCTAAAATTATTACTTTTTGCGCAGCTAGAAGAAGTCGAAAGTCTGCATGCGCTGAGCGATTGTCTTTTCGATGATCAACTGCAAAAGGGCATTGATCTTGATTCTATCAGTATTTCCCAACTCTCACGCCGTTTAAATGGCATGAATCCAGACTTATTCCAAAAGCTTTTCCTTGATTTAGTTTCACAAATTCATGCCAAAACGCACAACACGAAACTTGTGATGCCATTAAAAATCATTGATTCAAGCACATTGCCTCTCAATTTGACTAATCATAAATGGGCAAAATTCCGCAAAACAAAAGCGGGTGTTAAATTGCACTTACGCCTTGTGTTTATGGAAAAAGGTATATCCTATCCCGAAAAGGCCATTATGACAACGGCCAAAGAACATGACCGCGGTCAGCTTGAAGTAATGGTTGATGACAAGGAATGTATGTATGTGTTTGACCGTGGTTACTTAGACTACGAACGCTTTGATCGGATGACAGATGACGGCTACTTTTTCCTTTCTAGGCTGCGAAAAAACGCAGTCATACGGGAGGTTTACGATTTTAAACTACCCGAGAATACATCTGTTTTGTCGGATCAAATGGTGTTGATTGGTACGACGCAAAACCGTGCCGAAAATTACTTTCGTCTTCTAAAAGTGATTGATTCAAAAGGAAATGAGCTTCATTTAATCACAAATCGTTTTGATTTAAGTGCTGAAGAAATCTCAAAGATGTATAAATCACGCTGGGCGATTGAGTTATTTTTCAAATGGATTAAACAACATCTCCATATCAAAAAGTTTTACGGCCAAAGCGAATGGGCAATTCAGAATCAAGTGTTTATCGCACTTATTGTTTTTTGCCTGCATGTTCTCGCACAAATCGAGACAAAAAGTAAACGAAAAACCCTACAAATTAGCCGATATTTACGGGCAGCTTTGTGGAAACCAGCACATATTTGGCTTCGAAAGATTGAAGGAAAAACCATTCCTTAA
- a CDS encoding histidine kinase N-terminal 7TM domain-containing diguanylate cyclase — MNKKTYFLYYLIPMISFLLIATNEFHHLFYQSTYLEYRNTTPIMQITVGQWYLIHGAYTFGTLAIAFVLLSIYWFKEKTRQTKQVIILLTGILLPISTSLAYLVGLTPSGLDPVPIAMLFTSSLYLYAIISTKFLLVPPIEKDYIFESMGDAVLVLDQTYHLKDFNKAAFTLFSDVRIGEHIAAVLGLDNQILPLLKNIDANSIITEVEMSNKSALDYYQVKVSPIKKGESTIVGTTIIFTNITEQKKEQMNLTKIAYTDVLTQIYNRAYVLSVAEKMLASHNKMAVILFDIDHFKKINDTYGHLGGDEALKHVAALCKSVVPENGVFGRYGGEEFIIFLFENEADEAVSISESLRRVIEESPLPYNEIVINITASFGVVVKENGLALTPLINEADEALYASKREGRNTVCVAVDGEYTKLSSKITAGKY; from the coding sequence ATAAATAAAAAAACATACTTTCTCTATTATTTAATCCCAATGATCTCTTTTTTACTTATTGCAACGAATGAATTTCATCATTTATTTTATCAATCAACCTATTTAGAATATCGTAACACGACTCCTATTATGCAAATAACAGTGGGACAATGGTATTTAATACATGGTGCCTATACATTTGGGACACTTGCTATAGCTTTTGTGTTACTTTCCATCTATTGGTTTAAAGAAAAAACAAGACAGACAAAGCAAGTGATTATTTTGTTAACGGGGATTCTTCTCCCGATTAGTACCTCATTAGCTTATCTAGTTGGACTTACTCCAAGCGGTTTGGATCCGGTACCGATAGCAATGCTATTTACGAGTTCTTTATATTTATATGCCATCATATCGACAAAGTTTTTATTGGTTCCGCCAATAGAAAAGGATTATATATTTGAAAGTATGGGAGATGCTGTTCTTGTATTAGATCAAACTTATCATCTAAAAGATTTTAATAAAGCAGCCTTTACTTTATTTTCAGATGTGAGAATAGGGGAGCATATAGCAGCTGTATTAGGATTGGATAATCAGATTCTTCCATTATTGAAAAATATCGATGCGAATTCTATCATAACAGAAGTAGAAATGAGTAATAAATCAGCACTAGATTATTATCAAGTAAAGGTCTCGCCGATAAAAAAAGGAGAGTCGACCATTGTTGGTACTACGATAATTTTCACTAATATTACGGAACAAAAAAAAGAACAAATGAACTTAACAAAAATCGCCTACACGGATGTGCTAACGCAAATTTATAATCGGGCTTATGTGCTATCTGTTGCTGAAAAGATGCTTGCCTCTCATAATAAAATGGCTGTTATTTTGTTTGATATTGATCATTTTAAGAAAATAAATGATACATATGGACATTTGGGTGGAGACGAAGCGCTAAAGCATGTGGCCGCTCTCTGTAAAAGTGTGGTTCCAGAGAATGGAGTCTTTGGTAGATATGGTGGTGAGGAATTTATCATCTTTTTATTCGAAAACGAAGCAGATGAAGCCGTTTCTATTTCTGAAAGTTTAAGAAGAGTAATAGAAGAATCACCTTTACCTTATAATGAAATAGTGATTAACATTACTGCCAGCTTTGGCGTTGTAGTAAAGGAAAACGGTTTAGCTCTTACCCCATTGATCAATGAGGCGGATGAAGCACTATATGCTTCCAAAAGAGAGGGGCGAAATACGGTTTGTGTGGCAGTAGATGGAGAATATACCAAATTATCTTCTAAAATAACCGCGGGAAAATACTGA
- a CDS encoding DUF3870 domain-containing protein: MYHANTIYIIGESKTSSNNAIMQQYNGFFIALVVDRVSHTIVDAECSSTINITSSFIRSIVVGKSMLDTDTVLKEVENRYFGSSQKAVMVAFKNAHIKYKQIVKELV; the protein is encoded by the coding sequence ATGTATCATGCTAACACTATATATATTATTGGAGAAAGCAAAACTTCCTCTAATAATGCAATTATGCAGCAATACAATGGTTTCTTTATCGCATTAGTTGTAGATAGAGTTTCTCATACGATTGTTGATGCGGAATGTTCTTCAACTATTAATATCACCTCTTCCTTTATTCGGTCTATTGTTGTTGGGAAGTCGATGTTAGATACAGACACAGTTTTAAAGGAAGTAGAAAATCGTTATTTTGGATCTTCTCAAAAGGCAGTGATGGTTGCTTTTAAGAATGCCCATATTAAATATAAACAAATAGTAAAAGAATTAGTATAA
- a CDS encoding M55 family metallopeptidase, which translates to MGKIYMSVDMEGITGLIDHTQVDSNKLNYERSRILMTDEANYVVTSLFDYGVEEVVVNDSHSKMNNLLVERFHPKTKLITGDVKPYSMVQGLDATYDGAIFVGYHARASVPGVMTHSMIFGVRNMYIDDVVVGELGFNAYVAGYYGVPILLVAGDDQAAKEAEKLIPNVTTAVVKNSISRSAALSLTPVQAGEILKEKTKEALERKNLVKPLVPPASPLLRIEFANYGQAEWAHLMPGTEIEQGTTIVRFQAKSILEAYQAMLVMTELAMRTTFC; encoded by the coding sequence ATGGGGAAAATTTATATGTCGGTTGATATGGAAGGGATAACAGGGTTAATTGATCACACACAGGTTGATTCCAATAAGTTAAATTATGAAAGAAGTCGCATCCTTATGACAGATGAAGCAAACTACGTCGTAACAAGTTTGTTTGACTATGGTGTAGAAGAAGTAGTCGTGAATGATAGTCATAGTAAAATGAATAATTTGTTAGTAGAGAGATTTCATCCGAAAACAAAGCTAATAACAGGGGATGTAAAACCGTATTCGATGGTACAGGGCCTTGATGCTACATATGATGGGGCAATTTTTGTTGGTTATCATGCACGAGCTTCTGTTCCTGGTGTTATGACACATAGCATGATTTTTGGGGTTCGTAATATGTACATAGATGATGTGGTAGTTGGCGAATTAGGGTTTAATGCATATGTCGCGGGATATTATGGCGTTCCTATTCTTCTTGTAGCAGGAGATGATCAAGCTGCAAAAGAAGCAGAGAAACTTATTCCGAATGTAACAACAGCAGTTGTGAAAAATAGTATATCAAGATCGGCAGCTTTGAGTTTGACACCTGTTCAGGCCGGAGAAATATTGAAAGAAAAGACAAAAGAAGCATTAGAAAGGAAAAATCTAGTAAAGCCCTTGGTGCCACCAGCAAGCCCTTTGCTCCGAATAGAGTTTGCAAACTATGGACAAGCAGAATGGGCTCATTTGATGCCAGGAACGGAGATAGAGCAAGGTACCACGATTGTTCGGTTTCAAGCAAAAAGCATTTTAGAGGCCTATCAAGCTATGCTAGTTATGACTGAACTTGCGATGAGAACAACATTTTGTTAG
- a CDS encoding ABC transporter permease — translation MKSYYVKRFFSMLVTLWVIITITFFLMHFTPGSPFNDERTTNEAIQKNLEEQYHLDKPLIVQYGMYLKQIATFDFGISIKKSSQTVNEMIGRGFPVSFELGMVALIVAVISGITLGVVASLKHNGVIDYLAMTIAVIGISIPNFVLATMLIQQFAVHWKILPTATWSSWKHMILPTIALATSPTAIIARLTRTSMLEVLTQDYIKTAKAKGLSPFKIIVKHALRNALLPVVTLLGALAASILTGTFVIEKIFAIPGMGKYFVDSINNRDYPVIMGTTIFYSTILIIMLFLVDLAYGILDPRIKLQKKEG, via the coding sequence ATGAAATCTTATTATGTAAAGCGCTTTTTCTCGATGCTTGTGACGTTATGGGTCATTATTACGATTACATTCTTTTTAATGCATTTTACACCAGGCTCTCCATTTAATGATGAAAGAACGACAAATGAGGCAATTCAGAAGAACTTAGAGGAGCAATACCATTTAGATAAGCCGTTAATTGTGCAATATGGAATGTATTTAAAACAAATAGCTACCTTTGATTTTGGTATTTCGATAAAAAAGTCTTCTCAAACAGTTAATGAGATGATTGGCAGAGGGTTTCCTGTTTCCTTTGAGCTTGGCATGGTTGCATTAATTGTCGCCGTAATCTCAGGAATTACCCTTGGAGTTGTCGCTTCCCTTAAACACAATGGAGTCATCGACTATTTAGCGATGACAATAGCAGTAATTGGTATTTCCATTCCTAACTTTGTTTTAGCAACAATGCTTATTCAGCAGTTTGCTGTTCATTGGAAAATACTACCTACAGCAACATGGTCAAGCTGGAAGCATATGATTTTACCGACTATAGCACTTGCAACTAGTCCTACTGCTATCATTGCCCGTTTAACAAGAACGAGTATGTTAGAGGTATTAACACAGGATTATATAAAAACGGCAAAGGCGAAGGGGCTTTCTCCATTCAAAATAATCGTAAAACATGCATTACGCAATGCTCTTTTGCCAGTTGTAACATTATTAGGTGCTTTGGCAGCTAGCATTTTAACAGGAACATTCGTCATCGAAAAAATATTTGCTATTCCAGGTATGGGAAAATACTTTGTAGATAGTATTAATAACCGTGATTATCCAGTTATTATGGGGACAACTATTTTTTACAGTACTATTTTAATTATCATGCTATTCCTCGTTGATTTAGCATATGGCATATTGGATCCTAGAATAAAACTTCAGAAGAAGGAGGGATAG
- a CDS encoding ABC transporter permease yields MGLRQETFYEKKEEIALDEWFVPIQKKQGEAEAVVRPSLSYWQEAWRNLWKNKLAMVALFFLTLLIIMSIIGPIISPHSISEQKLINQNQPPSSEYWFGTDSLGRDVFARTWYGARISLFVGVTAAVIDFLIGVAYGGLSGYKGGKVDHIMMRIVEVLYGLPYLLIVILMSVVMGPGLASIIIALSITGWVGMARIVRGQVLQIKNYEFILASKTFGAKSYRIIRKNLLPNTMGPIIVQMTLTVPSAIFAEAFLSFLGLGIQAPLTSWGVMADEGLSAILTGHWWRLFFPTLFISLTMFAFNVLGDGLQDALDPKLRGGK; encoded by the coding sequence ATGGGCTTGCGTCAGGAAACTTTTTATGAAAAGAAGGAAGAGATTGCTCTTGATGAATGGTTTGTGCCAATACAGAAAAAGCAAGGGGAAGCTGAAGCTGTTGTTCGCCCAAGCCTATCCTATTGGCAGGAAGCGTGGAGGAATTTATGGAAGAATAAATTAGCGATGGTAGCATTATTCTTCTTAACTTTATTAATCATTATGTCTATTATTGGACCGATTATTTCTCCCCATTCGATTTCAGAGCAAAAACTAATTAATCAAAATCAGCCACCTTCTTCAGAATATTGGTTTGGGACAGATAGTTTAGGCAGAGACGTGTTTGCGAGAACTTGGTATGGAGCAAGAATATCATTATTTGTTGGGGTTACTGCAGCTGTTATTGATTTTCTGATAGGGGTAGCCTATGGTGGACTATCGGGATATAAGGGCGGAAAAGTAGATCATATTATGATGAGAATAGTAGAAGTACTATATGGGCTCCCTTATTTATTAATTGTTATTTTAATGTCTGTTGTGATGGGACCAGGGTTAGCGTCTATTATTATCGCCCTATCCATTACAGGATGGGTTGGAATGGCACGTATAGTAAGAGGACAAGTTCTTCAAATAAAAAACTATGAATTTATCTTAGCATCGAAAACCTTTGGAGCTAAAAGTTACAGAATAATTAGAAAAAACCTCCTTCCCAATACAATGGGTCCAATTATCGTTCAGATGACTTTAACAGTTCCATCAGCGATATTTGCTGAAGCATTCTTAAGTTTTTTAGGATTAGGCATCCAAGCACCTTTAACAAGCTGGGGGGTAATGGCGGATGAAGGATTATCTGCCATTTTAACTGGGCATTGGTGGAGATTGTTTTTCCCGACCTTATTTATCTCGCTTACGATGTTTGCTTTCAATGTATTGGGTGATGGACTACAGGATGCGCTGGATCCAAAGCTAAGGGGTGGAAAATAA
- a CDS encoding ABC transporter ATP-binding protein, producing the protein MTNILEVTNLQVSFSSYGGEVQAVRGVNFSLKKGETLAIVGESGCGKSVTSQTIMQLIPSPPGRIKDGSILYKGMDLTRLKDEDMRKIRGADISMIFQDPMTALNPTLTIGDQIMEGIKQHKRISKVEARSKAIEMLQLVGIPNPEMRLKQYPHQFSGGMRQRIVIAMALICEPEILIADEPTTALDVTIQAQILDLFREIQQQRDVSIILITHDLGVVAQVADRVAVMYAGKIVEMGNRRDIFYSPQHPYTKGLLNSVPRLDQEGELVPIDGTPPDLFSPPEGCSFAARCPYAMEVCKRVYPLESNLNAHHLVNCWLQDERAKRVLHTI; encoded by the coding sequence ATGACGAACATACTAGAAGTTACTAATCTACAAGTATCTTTCTCTTCTTATGGAGGAGAGGTACAAGCAGTCAGAGGAGTAAATTTTTCATTAAAAAAGGGGGAAACATTAGCCATTGTCGGAGAATCTGGCTGTGGCAAAAGTGTTACATCTCAAACGATTATGCAATTGATTCCAAGTCCACCAGGAAGAATCAAAGACGGATCTATTTTATATAAAGGGATGGATCTGACAAGGCTAAAAGATGAAGACATGAGAAAAATTCGCGGAGCAGATATCTCGATGATTTTCCAAGATCCAATGACAGCTTTAAATCCTACGTTAACTATTGGCGATCAGATAATGGAAGGGATTAAGCAGCATAAGCGAATTTCAAAAGTCGAAGCAAGGAGTAAGGCTATCGAAATGCTTCAATTAGTTGGAATCCCTAATCCAGAAATGAGATTGAAACAATATCCTCACCAATTTAGTGGGGGGATGAGACAAAGAATTGTGATAGCAATGGCATTGATTTGTGAGCCGGAGATTTTGATTGCAGATGAACCTACAACTGCTCTCGATGTAACAATCCAAGCACAGATTCTGGACTTATTCCGAGAAATTCAACAACAGAGAGATGTCTCCATTATATTAATTACACATGATTTAGGAGTAGTTGCACAAGTAGCAGATCGTGTCGCTGTTATGTATGCTGGAAAAATAGTTGAGATGGGCAATAGAAGAGATATTTTCTACTCTCCCCAGCATCCATATACAAAGGGATTATTAAATTCTGTACCCAGATTGGACCAAGAAGGAGAGCTAGTCCCAATAGATGGAACACCACCAGATTTATTTTCACCACCAGAAGGATGTTCTTTTGCTGCTAGATGCCCCTATGCAATGGAAGTCTGCAAGAGAGTGTATCCGTTAGAAAGCAATTTAAATGCACATCATCTAGTTAATTGTTGGCTTCAGGATGAGCGAGCAAAGCGAGTACTGCACACAATCTAA
- a CDS encoding peptide ABC transporter substrate-binding protein, translated as MKKIGISFLTMIVIFTLAACTANSDAGKEETNGEKEEKILYLNNGQEPSSFDPPIGFDSVSWTALNNLMEGLTRLDNNHEPQAAIAENWDVSEDGKVYTFHLRDNANWSNGDPVTAGDFAFAWKRLLNPETKSPAAFLGYFIEGGEAYANGEGSADDVKVKVVDEKTFEVTLTSPQAYFLNVITNPAFFPINEKVATENPEWFSEADSFVGNGPFQLTKWEHDSYFEMEKNETYWDADTVKLNKIHWAMVDDSNTEYQMFQNGELDTSDVPAELSEQLFSEGKVKVEDQAGTYFYRFNVTKEPFINKNIRKAFALAVDQQQIVDYVTKNQEKPAYGFVSYGYLDNKGNDFRETSGELVKTNVEEAKKLLEQGMKEEGYTTLPEVTLTYSTNDTHKAIAEALQAMFKDNLGVDVKLANMESSVFTQEQTALKLQLSRSSFLADYGDPINFLENFQTGLAMNRTGWSNAEYDQLIKDAKNESDEAKRFELMYKAEKLLLDEAPIFPIHFYNYVYLQNDSVTGIVRHPVGYLELKWADKK; from the coding sequence ATGAAAAAGATAGGGATAAGTTTTTTGACAATGATAGTAATTTTTACTCTTGCTGCATGTACAGCCAATAGTGATGCAGGGAAGGAAGAGACAAATGGGGAGAAGGAAGAAAAGATATTATATTTAAACAATGGACAAGAGCCTAGTTCTTTTGATCCGCCGATTGGTTTTGATAGTGTTTCTTGGACTGCCTTAAACAATTTAATGGAAGGTTTAACCCGATTGGATAATAATCATGAGCCACAAGCAGCCATTGCAGAAAATTGGGATGTATCAGAGGACGGAAAAGTATATACATTCCATTTAAGAGACAATGCAAATTGGTCTAATGGAGATCCAGTTACTGCCGGAGATTTTGCTTTTGCATGGAAGCGATTATTAAATCCAGAAACGAAATCGCCAGCTGCTTTCCTCGGATATTTCATTGAAGGGGGAGAAGCATACGCAAACGGAGAAGGTTCGGCAGATGATGTAAAAGTTAAAGTAGTTGATGAAAAGACATTTGAAGTTACATTAACAAGCCCACAGGCTTATTTCCTAAATGTTATTACTAATCCTGCATTTTTCCCGATTAATGAAAAGGTAGCAACGGAAAATCCGGAATGGTTTTCAGAGGCAGATTCATTTGTAGGAAATGGTCCATTTCAATTAACCAAATGGGAGCATGACAGCTATTTTGAGATGGAGAAAAATGAAACGTATTGGGATGCTGATACGGTTAAATTAAATAAAATACATTGGGCAATGGTAGACGATTCCAATACAGAATATCAAATGTTCCAAAATGGAGAATTAGATACTTCGGATGTTCCAGCAGAATTAAGCGAGCAGTTATTTAGTGAAGGAAAAGTAAAAGTAGAAGACCAGGCAGGAACATACTTTTATCGATTTAATGTGACAAAAGAGCCCTTCATAAATAAAAATATTCGTAAAGCTTTTGCTTTAGCTGTTGATCAGCAGCAAATTGTCGATTATGTAACAAAAAATCAGGAGAAGCCTGCGTATGGTTTTGTTTCTTATGGATACTTGGACAATAAAGGGAATGATTTTCGTGAAACGAGTGGAGAGTTAGTAAAAACAAATGTGGAAGAAGCAAAGAAACTACTGGAACAAGGAATGAAGGAAGAAGGATATACAACATTGCCAGAAGTGACGCTCACTTATAGTACTAATGATACACATAAGGCTATAGCAGAAGCTCTACAAGCAATGTTTAAGGATAATCTTGGAGTAGATGTAAAGCTTGCCAATATGGAATCAAGTGTTTTTACACAGGAACAAACAGCATTGAAGCTGCAATTATCCAGAAGCTCTTTCCTTGCAGATTACGGCGATCCAATTAACTTCCTTGAAAACTTTCAGACAGGTTTAGCAATGAATAGAACGGGTTGGTCAAATGCTGAATATGATCAATTAATTAAAGATGCCAAGAATGAATCTGATGAAGCAAAACGGTTTGAATTAATGTATAAAGCAGAAAAGCTATTACTGGATGAGGCACCAATTTTCCCCATCCATTTCTATAATTATGTGTATTTGCAAAATGATAGTGTAACGGGGATTGTTCGTCACCCAGTTGGCTACCTTGAATTAAAATGGGCAGATAAAAAATAA
- a CDS encoding S66 peptidase family protein → MIKPERLKKGDTVTVIAPASPPSLDSLQKGISYLEEELGLKVKVGDHVYDQYGYLAGEDEARLTDLENAFLDKEVKGIICACGGYGTARLASQINYLIIAQNPKIFWGYSDITFLHTAIFNNTGLVTFHGPMLSSDIGKDDCHPLSRNLFQQLFEPQEMIYTEEYSTLEVLVEGKASGKITGGNLSLITSSIGTPFEIDTKSKILLMEDINEEPRSVDRMLNQLMQAGKLTDAKGIVIGDFHQCHSRRDKSLALEEVINHYIQQAGKPTMKGFQIGHCSPHISIPLGVNAEINTKEKVLMIDSGVE, encoded by the coding sequence GTGATAAAGCCAGAACGTTTAAAAAAAGGAGATACCGTTACCGTTATTGCCCCAGCTAGTCCGCCATCACTAGACTCTTTACAAAAAGGTATAAGCTATTTGGAAGAAGAATTAGGGCTAAAGGTAAAAGTGGGAGACCATGTTTATGATCAATATGGTTATTTAGCTGGGGAAGATGAAGCTAGATTAACAGATTTAGAGAATGCTTTTCTAGATAAAGAAGTAAAAGGTATTATTTGTGCATGTGGAGGATATGGAACAGCAAGACTGGCGAGTCAGATTAACTATTTAATCATTGCCCAAAATCCAAAAATATTTTGGGGTTATAGTGATATAACTTTTCTGCATACAGCTATCTTTAATAACACTGGATTAGTTACTTTCCATGGCCCAATGCTTTCATCTGATATTGGCAAAGACGACTGTCATCCTTTGTCGAGAAATCTGTTCCAACAATTATTTGAACCGCAAGAAATGATTTATACAGAAGAATACTCGACACTTGAGGTTTTAGTAGAAGGAAAAGCTTCTGGAAAGATTACAGGAGGAAATCTTTCCCTTATCACAAGTTCAATCGGTACACCTTTTGAAATAGATACAAAGTCGAAAATCTTGTTGATGGAAGATATAAATGAAGAACCACGATCTGTGGATCGTATGCTTAATCAATTAATGCAGGCAGGGAAGCTAACCGATGCAAAAGGAATCGTTATCGGCGACTTTCATCAATGTCATTCTAGAAGAGACAAATCGCTTGCGTTAGAAGAGGTGATAAACCACTACATTCAACAAGCCGGGAAACCGACTATGAAGGGATTTCAAATAGGCCATTGTTCTCCTCATATATCAATCCCGCTTGGTGTTAATGCGGAAATAAATACGAAGGAGAAAGTATTAATGATTGATAGTGGGGTGGAATAA